TGGGGCGCAGCGATCAGCACCGGAATCGGCGTGTCGGCAGGCAGATGCAACGCAAAGGCCGGCTCCCCCGCGCCAGCGCCGCTGCCGGGAATGGCTCCGCCGAACACGGTGCCCGCCGGATCGGGCGCGGATCGCTGGTCGTGCATGGCGCCCCTTGTCCGCAATTGATCGGCCTGTGTCAAAGCAGGTCTGTACCAAAGCAGGGCAGTCCCGATGCGACCAAAGATTTCTTAAGCGCGCTGGGATAGGACCGCCGGCATGACGATGACCAGCCGCCTTCGAATCCTCCTTGCAGAAGACGAGGAAGCCATGCGGGACTATCTCGCAGGCGCCCTGCAGAACGCCGGCTACGAAGTGGTCGCCGTGGATCGCGGGACCGAGGCGGTGCCGCTGCTCGAATCGCAGCACTTCGATCTGCTCCTGTCCGATATCGTGATGCCGGAAATGGACGGGATCGAACTGGCCCAGCGATGCAACGACATCAGCCCGCGGACCAAGATCATGTTCATCACCGGCTTTGCCGCGGTAACGCTGAAGGCCAACCGCGATCTGCCCAAGGCGAAAGTGCTGTCGAAACCGTTCCACCTGCGCGATCTGGTGCTGGAAGTGGAGCGCATGTTCGAAGACCGGCACGCCCCGGCCTGACCCGCATTATTCAGGGCTTGCGCGGGGGCGGGCCAGTCGCTAGATGGCGCGCCTGCCGCACGTCGCGGCCCACCGATGGATCGGGCGTATAGCTCAGTGGTAGAGCACTGTGTTGACATCGCAGGGGTCGGAAGTTCAACTCTTCCTACGCCCACCATCGAACCGGGACCGGACCGGAAACGCAAGAAGGCGCCGTGAAAACGGCGCCTTCTTCGTATGCGGGGCGGACAAGTGCCCTACCCTAGCCGCCGCCCCGGTTGTTGCCCCGGCCCGGGACGGTCCAGCCCTTCCCTTGCGCGCTCCCCCTCCTCTGCTAAAGCCCGCCCAAATCCATCCGACACCTTCCCAGGAAAACAGACAGGGCAGACATGCAGAAAATTCAGGTCAAGAACCCCATCGTCGAACTCGACGGCGACGAAATGACGCGCATCATTTGGGAATGGATCCGCGAACGGCTGATCCTTCCCTATCTCGACGTCGACCTGAAATACTACGACCTGTCGATCCAGAAGCGCGACGAAACCGACGACCAGATCACGGTCGATGCCGCCAATGCGATCAAGCAGCATGGCGTCGGCGTGAAATGCGCCACGATCACCCCGGACGAAGCGCGGGTTGAGGAATTCAGCCTCAAGAAAATGTGGGTCAGCCCCAATGGCACGATCCGCAATATCCTCGGCGGCGTCGTCTTCCGCGAACCGATCGTGATCGACAACGTGCCGCGGCTGGTCCCCGGCTGGACCGATCCGATCGTGGTCGGCCGCCATGCCTTCGGCGACCAGTATCGCGCCAAGGACACGCTGATCCCCGGCAAGGGCAAGCTGCGGCTGGTGTTCGAGGGCGAGGACGGCGAGAACATCGATATCGACGTGTTCGAATTCCCCAGCTCGGGCGTCGCGATGGCGATGTACAACCTCGACGATTCGATCCGCGATTTCGCCCGCGCCAGCATGAACTATGGCCTCGATCGCGGCTGGCCGGTTTACCTGTCGACCAAGAACACCATCCTCAAGAAGTACGATGGCCGCTTCAAGGATCTGTTCCAGGAAGTTTTCGACAACGAATTCAAGGATAAGTTCGCGAAAGCGGAAATCACCTACGAACATCGTCTGATCGACGACATGGTTGCATCGGCGCTGAAGTGGAATGGCAAGTTCGTCTGGGCCTGCAAGAACTACGACGGCGACGTGCAGTCCGATACGGTGGCCCAGGGCTTCGGCTCGCTCGGCCTGATGACCAGCG
The nucleotide sequence above comes from Pelagerythrobacter marensis. Encoded proteins:
- the cpdR gene encoding cell cycle two-component system response regulator CpdR; amino-acid sequence: MTMTSRLRILLAEDEEAMRDYLAGALQNAGYEVVAVDRGTEAVPLLESQHFDLLLSDIVMPEMDGIELAQRCNDISPRTKIMFITGFAAVTLKANRDLPKAKVLSKPFHLRDLVLEVERMFEDRHAPA
- a CDS encoding NADP-dependent isocitrate dehydrogenase, whose protein sequence is MQKIQVKNPIVELDGDEMTRIIWEWIRERLILPYLDVDLKYYDLSIQKRDETDDQITVDAANAIKQHGVGVKCATITPDEARVEEFSLKKMWVSPNGTIRNILGGVVFREPIVIDNVPRLVPGWTDPIVVGRHAFGDQYRAKDTLIPGKGKLRLVFEGEDGENIDIDVFEFPSSGVAMAMYNLDDSIRDFARASMNYGLDRGWPVYLSTKNTILKKYDGRFKDLFQEVFDNEFKDKFAKAEITYEHRLIDDMVASALKWNGKFVWACKNYDGDVQSDTVAQGFGSLGLMTSVLMTPDGKTVEAEAAHGTVTRHYRQHQEGKATSTNPIASIFAWTRGLMYRGKFDGTPDVVRFAETLEKVCINTVERGQMTKDLALLIGPGQNWLTTEQFFEAIVNNLETEMADWK